From a region of the Paralichthys olivaceus isolate ysfri-2021 chromosome 4, ASM2471397v2, whole genome shotgun sequence genome:
- the rchy1 gene encoding RING finger and CHY zinc finger domain-containing protein 1: MAAAAGCEHYVRSCLLKAPCCGKLYVCRLCHDAEEHHQMDRFKVREVQCSECLTVQQAQQTCQQCHVQFGEYYCDICHLFDKDKEQYHCQPCGICRIGPREKYFHCDKCNLCLAQDLQGNHKCVENVSRQNCPVCMEDIHTSRIGAHVLPCGHLLHKTCFDDMVRTGAYRCPLCMHSACDMEDHWDQIDVEIAQSPMPTEYQGATVKIICNDCQAHCTVPFHVLGMKCSGCGSYNTAQEGGLIQQLQPPQQQQPEPEIEDETETDTEPEQQDQPE, translated from the exons ATGGCTGCCGCCGCAGGGTGTGAGCACTATGTCCGCAGCTGCTTATTGAAA GCCCCCTGTTGTGGTAAACTGTACGTGTGTCGGCTGTGCCATGATGCAGAGGAACACCACCAGATGGATCGATTCAAAGTCCGAGAGGTGCAGTGCTCCGAGTGTCTGACTGTGCAGCAG GCACAGCAGACTTGCCAGCAGTGTCATGTGCAGTTCGGGGAGTATTACTGTGATATTTGCCACCTGTTCGACAAGGATAAGGAGCAGTACCACTGTCAACCTTGCGGAATATGCAG GATTGGCCCCAGGGAGAAATATTTCCATTGTGACAAGTGCAATCTGTGTTTAGCTCAGGATCTACAGGGAAACCACAAG tgtgttGAAAATGTGTCAAGGCAGAACTGCCCAGTGTGTATGGAG gataTTCACACGTCCAGAATTGGCGCTCACGTTCTACCATGTGGTCATCTGTTACACAA GACCTGCTTTGATGACATGGTCAGAACAGG AGCGTATCGCTGCCCTCTGTGTATGCACTCCGCCTGTGACATGGAGGACCACTGGGATCAGATCGACGTAGAGATCGCTCAGTCACCGATGCCCACTGAATACCAGGGGGCTACTGTCAAA ATTATATGTAATGACTGCCAAGCTCACTGCACGGTGCCTTTCCATGTGCTGGGCATGAAGTGCAGCGGCTGTGGCTCCTACAACACGGCACAGGAGGGAGGACTCATCCAGCAGCTTcaaccaccacaacaacaacagccagAGCCGGAGATTGAggatgagacagaaacagacacagagccCGAGCAGCAAGATCAACCTGAGTAA
- the lrp13 gene encoding very low-density lipoprotein receptor isoform X1 → MAGSSSPSPHSGAPSVCIGLTWHQYKMQPCHPQTHLAWSVSSVLMAGFLFLGALLLLFTISLQVVSAGSSHLKCNLGSVLCKDGSECIHHSSVCDGEPDCRDGSEEDDCPSECNRDQFQCAHGKKCIEKEQVCDGVPQCQDRSDEIQCMKHMDGCVHHCDNKNRCLPASFLCDGERDCLDGTDEANCEDHEEDVYKKEESTSMTSEALLPVDTSILKCSLSAKPCKNKAECVLHNHVCDGEADCSDGSDEEECATTCETNQFQCAHRKKCIEQSQVCDGVPQCQDRSDELDCTAHTDGCAHHCDDKSRCIPNSFLCDGEKDCLDGSDEANCAEESCSATEMKCTSGQCVSATMRCDGHPDCWDRSDEQGCANALVCTTKHRCPVSKECLVREWICDGDQDCKDGTDEKDCPVAPLTCGEFQWSCKSKTKCIPMAWRCDGTKDCDDGSDETECGVVPCLPHQFQCGTQECLDLSLVCNGMTNCADGSDEGGSCQINCAEKDKRRCSQSCFNTPQGTRCGCSAGYRLMEDKMTCADIDECGPSSGMCSQLCINTPGSYRCDCHPGYIMEADGHHCKITGEPYLLSSVQTDLFVFGLRSGSLDVLSSTAKKAILSVDYDWRGQRVFWVSLDTGSIRWSSMDQKNTGTLIKGVRADYVAVDWLGRNLYWIDGVNSKIVATRLATGTAKSQDQTVILDEDLDQPRSLALLPQKGLMFWTEIGTVVKIERAGMDGSERVAVVNSSLGWPGGVAVDTSSDRVYWTDERLGAIGSATLDGDDIRILQMKETTNPFSLAVFNDMLYWSDAKKRVVQAAHKISGKYHQVLLKRPRQPFGVKIIHPWLQMGSQSPCEKMDCSHMCVLARGPKAVCKCPSGLVLAEDRLTCSALVNSAFLLMLSPSTVTQIYLKSRHTAAELNGWPEHLALQLPSVNEAVIMDYNPRDNTLFLTDDGTNSLSAFKLKDSDLVSQGQLLKLLGDTITAMALDWVTLNIYWSSNKQPRLQVTSIMGAHTAVLIKEGIGRIGSIALHPPTGRVCFTNLGLQGPSAAATVECANMAGAEQRMVWKDAVQPTSLVFSSNGNTIHWADSALGLIGSVQLDGSEYKEWKVGDGLAAVALSDDALLWMTVNDKTRLWYRDEQQQSKLWFEVGTQVVSMKAFSKSSHSGSNKCTENNGNCQHLCLATSEGRKCKCGHDHVPVNDTHCSLEQHCPAGRKPCLDRLSCLPVGKFCNGHVDCPDHSDENCVNLMQWSGVKTLAPTQPRSSTTQPSSHPSLSETIDLYTTMNVSSQLRNLDAQQCSQRRCSGNGHCVKNNGDTTCVCSLGYSGDSCQDHLLKTMQGPIIYGATGLCVGVVVIAVMAVVVKRKRANTRLFKRASSAAVKETCMTDLENKAETGPSTKPAGKEQPEEVASSVD, encoded by the exons ATGGCAGGAAGCAGTAGCCCCTCCCCTCACTCAGGTGCTCCATCAGTTTGTATTGGCCTCACCTGGCACCAGTATAAAATGCAGCCCTGTCACCCTCAGACACACTTAGCGTGGTCTGTGTCCTCTGTGCTGATGGCTGGATTTCTGTTTCTTGGTGCTCTCTTATTGTTGTTCACCATCTCCTTGCAAG TTGTTTCAGCTGGAAGCAGTCATTTGAAGTGCAACCTGGGCTCCGTACTGTGCAAGGATGGCTCCGAGTGTATCcaccacagctctgtgtgtgatggagaGCCTGACTGCAGGGATGGTTCAGAAGAAGATGACTGTCCATCTGAATGCAACAGAG ATCAGTTTCAGTGTGCCCATGGGAAGAAGTGTATAGAAAAGGAGCAGGTTTGCGATGGCGTTCCTCAGTGTCAGGATCGTTCTGATGAAATCCAGTGTATGAAGCATATGGACGGCTGTGTTCACCACTGTGACAACAAGAACCGCTGCTTGCCTGCAAGCTTCCTCTGTGATGGCGAGAGGGACTGTTTAGATGGCACAGACGAGGCAAACTGTG AGGACCATGAGGAAGATGTGtataaaaaggaagaaagtaCCAGTATGACCTCTGAGGCTCTTTTACCTGTGGATACATCTATTCTCAAGTGTTCTTTGAGTGCCAAACCCTGCAAGAACAAAGCTGAGTGTGTCCTGCACAACCATGTCTGTGATGGAGAGGCAGACTGCAGCGACGGCTCAGATGAGGAAGAATGTGCAACAACATGTGAAACAA ACCAGTTCCAGTGTGCCCATAGAAAGAAGTGCATTGAGCAGAGCCAGGTGTGTGATGGTGTGCCTCAGTGTCAGGACCGCTCAGATGAGCTGGACTGTACCGCACACACGGACGGCTGTGCTCACCACTGTGATGACAAGAGCCGCTGCATTCCCAACAGCTTCCTCTGTGACGGAGAGAAGGACTGCTTAGATGGCAGCGACGAGGCCAACTGTG CTGAAGAGAGCTGCAGTGCCACTGAAATGAAGTGCACCAGTGgccagtgtgtgtctgccacaATGCGCTGTGATGGTCACCCAGACTGCTGGGACCGCTCAGATGAACAGGGCTGCGCCAATGCACTGGTCTGCACCACCAAACACCGCTGCCCTGTGAGCAAGGAGTGTCTGGTGCGGGAGTGGATCTGTGACGGAGATCAGGACTGCAAAGATGGCACTGATGAGAAG GATTGTCCTGTTGCTCCACTGACCTGTGGTGAGTTCCAGTGGTCGTGTAAATCCAAGACCAAGTGTATTCCTATGGCCTGGAGATGCGATGGCACTAAGGACTGTGATGATGGCAGTGATGAGACTGAAT GTGGGGTGGTGCCATGTCTTCCTCACCAGTTCCAGTGTGGAACTCAGGAGTGCCTGGATCTGTCTCTGGTGTGTAATGGCATGACCAACTGTGCAGATGGCTCAGACGAGGGAGGCAGCTGCCAGATAAACTGTGCAGAGAAAGATAAGAGGCGCTGCTCCCAGAGCTGCTTCAACACGCCACAGGGAACG CGTTGTGGCTGTTCAGCAGGATACAGGCTCATGGAGGACAAGATGACATGTGCTGATATTGATGAATGTGGCCCGAGCTCAGGTATGTGCAGTCAGCTGTGCATCAACACTCCTGGCTCCTACAGATGTGACTGTCACCCAGGCTACATAATGGAGGCAGATGGACACCACTGCAAGATCACAG GTGAACCCTACCTGTTGTCATCAGTCCAGACagacctgtttgtgtttggattGCGCAGTGGCAGCCTGGATGTGTTGTCCTCCACTGCCAAGAAGGCCATCCTGTCTGTGGACTATGACTGGAGGGGGCAGAGGGTCTTCTGGGTCAGTCTGGACACTGGGAGCATCAGATGGTCCTCGATGGACCAGAAAAACACAGGGACGCTGATTAAAG GCGTGCGAGCTGATTATGTAGCTGTGGACTGGCTCGGCAGGAACCTGTACTGGATTGACGGGGTGAACAGTAAGATTGTTGCCACCAGACTGGCCACAGGCACTGCCAAATCACAGGACCAGACTGTCATCCTGGATGAAGACCTGGATCAGCCCCGCTCTCTGGCCCTGCTGCCACAAAAAGG GCTGATGTTCTGGACAGAGATTGGTACTGTAGTGAAGATCGAGCGGGCTGGGATGGATGGCTCAGAGAGGGTGGCAGTGGTGAACTCCAGTCTTGGCTGGCCCGGGGGTGTGGCTGTGGACACCAGCTCTGACAGAGTCTATTGGACGGATGAAAGACTTGGAGCAATTGGCTCTGCAACGCTGGATGGAGATGATATCCGG ATCTTGCAGATGAAAGAGACCACCAACCCGTTCTCGCTGGCAGTGTTCAATGACATGCTCTACTGGTCTGATGCCAAAAAGCGAGTTGTCCAGGCTGCTCATAAAATCTCTGGCAAATACCATCAAGTTCTCTTGAAAAGACCAAGACAGCCTTTTGGCGTGAAG ATTATCCACCCATGGCTCCAGATGGGAAGCCAGAGCCCCTGTGAGAAGATGGACTGTtcccacatgtgtgtgttggccaGGGGCCCCAAAGCTGTTTGCAAGTGTCCCTCTGGTCTTGTACTGGCTGAGGATAGGCTGACCTGTTCTGCGCTGGTCAACTCTGCATTCCTGCTGATGCTGTCTCCATCCACTGTCACTCAG ATCTACCTGAAGTCccgacacacagcagcagagctgaaCGGCTGGCCAGAACATCTGGCTCTGCAGCTGCCCAGTGTCAATGAAGCTGTCATCATGGACTACAACCCACGTGACAACACCCTCTTCTTGACCGATGACGGCACAAATTCACTCAGCGCCTTCAAACTGAAGGACTCTGACTTGGTGTCCCAGGGCCAGCTCCTCAAACTCCTGGGTGACACCATCACTGCTATGGCCCTGGACTGGGTGACACTTAACATCTACTGGAGCAGCAATAAACAGCCCCGCCTGCAAGTCACCTCCATCATGGGAGCACACACTGCTGTTCTCATCAAGGAGGGTATTGGAAGAATCGGATCCATCGCTCTCCATCCTCCGACTGGGAGAGTTTGTTTCACCAACCTGGGTCTGCAGGGTCCAAGTGCTGCGGCTACTGTAGAGTGCGCAAACATGGCCGGTGCTGAGCAGAGGATGGTGTGGAAAGATGCTGTCCAGCCCACATCCTTGGTCTTCTCCAGTAATGGGAATACAATTCACTGGGCTGACTCTG CTTTAGGGCTCATTGGCTCTGTCCAGCTTGATGGGTCTGAGTACAAAGAGTGGAAGGTTGGTGATGGCCTGGCTGCTGTGGCTCTGAGTGATGATGCGCTGCTCTGGATGACTGTCAATG ATAAGACCAGGCTCTGGTACagagatgagcagcagcagagcaagtTGTGGTTTGAAGTTGGCACACAAGTGGTCAGCATGAAGGCCTTCAGCAAGTCAAGTCATTCTG GTTCTAACAAGTGCACAGAAAACAACGGCAACTGCCAGCATTTATGCCTCGCCACCTCAGAAGGCCGGAAATGCAAGTGTGGCCATGATCACGTTCCTGTGAATGACACCCACTGCAGCCTGGAGCAGCACTGCCCAGCGGGCAGGAAGCCATGTCTGGATCGACTCTCGTGCCTTCCTGTTGGGAAGTTCTGTAACGGGCATGTGGACTGTCCCGACCACTCGGATGAGAACT GTGTCAATCTAATGCAGTGGTCAGGAGTCAAAACTTTGGCTCCCACCCAGCCTCGCAGCTCCACTACTCAACCCTCCTCTCACCCTTCTCTGTCTGAAACCATCGACCTGTACACCACCATGAATGTCAGCAGCCAGCTCAGGAACCTGGATGCCCAGCAGTGCAGCCAGAGACGCTGCAGTGGCAATGGACACTGTGTGAAAAACAATGGAGAcaccacatgtgtgtgttcactgggCTACAGCGGTGATTCCTGTCAGGACCATCTCCTGAAGACCATGCAGGGTCCCATCATCTATGGCGCCACAGGGCTCTGTGTGGGAGTGGTGGTCATTGCTGTGATGGCAGtggtggtgaagaggaagagggccAACACAAGGTTGTTTAA GAGAGCTAGCTCAGCAGCTGTGAAGGAAACGTGTATGACAGACTTGGAGAACAAAGCTGAGACCGGCCCCAGTACAAAACCTGCAGGCAAAGAGCAGCCAGAG gaaGTGGCATCGTCTGTGGACTGA
- the lrp13 gene encoding very low-density lipoprotein receptor isoform X2: MAGSSSPSPHSGAPSVCIGLTWHQYKMQPCHPQTHLAWSVSSVLMAGFLFLGALLLLFTISLQVVSAGSSHLKCNLGSVLCKDGSECIHHSSVCDGEPDCRDGSEEDDCPSECNRDQFQCAHGKKCIEKEQVCDGVPQCQDRSDEIQCMKHMDGCVHHCDNKNRCLPASFLCDGERDCLDGTDEANCEDHEEDVYKKEESTSMTSEALLPVDTSILKCSLSAKPCKNKAECVLHNHVCDGEADCSDGSDEEECATTCETNQFQCAHRKKCIEQSQVCDGVPQCQDRSDELDCTAHTDGCAHHCDDKSRCIPNSFLCDGEKDCLDGSDEANCAEESCSATEMKCTSGQCVSATMRCDGHPDCWDRSDEQGCANALVCTTKHRCPVSKECLVREWICDGDQDCKDGTDEKDCPVAPLTCGEFQWSCKSKTKCIPMAWRCDGTKDCDDGSDETECGVVPCLPHQFQCGTQECLDLSLVCNGMTNCADGSDEGGSCQINCAEKDKRRCSQSCFNTPQGTRCGCSAGYRLMEDKMTCADIDECGPSSGMCSQLCINTPGSYRCDCHPGYIMEADGHHCKITGEPYLLSSVQTDLFVFGLRSGSLDVLSSTAKKAILSVDYDWRGQRVFWVSLDTGSIRWSSMDQKNTGTLIKGVRADYVAVDWLGRNLYWIDGVNSKIVATRLATGTAKSQDQTVILDEDLDQPRSLALLPQKGLMFWTEIGTVVKIERAGMDGSERVAVVNSSLGWPGGVAVDTSSDRVYWTDERLGAIGSATLDGDDIRILQMKETTNPFSLAVFNDMLYWSDAKKRVVQAAHKISGKYHQVLLKRPRQPFGVKIIHPWLQMGSQSPCEKMDCSHMCVLARGPKAVCKCPSGLVLAEDRLTCSALVNSAFLLMLSPSTVTQIYLKSRHTAAELNGWPEHLALQLPSVNEAVIMDYNPRDNTLFLTDDGTNSLSAFKLKDSDLVSQGQLLKLLGDTITAMALDWVTLNIYWSSNKQPRLQVTSIMGAHTAVLIKEGIGRIGSIALHPPTGRVCFTNLGLQGPSAAATVECANMAGAEQRMVWKDAVQPTSLVFSSNGNTIHWADSALGLIGSVQLDGSEYKEWKVGDGLAAVALSDDALLWMTVNDKTRLWYRDEQQQSKLWFEVGTQVVSMKAFSKSSHSGSNKCTENNGNCQHLCLATSEGRKCKCGHDHVPVNDTHCSLEQHCPAGRKPCLDRLSCLPVGKFCNGHVDCPDHSDENCVNLMQWSGVKTLAPTQPRSSTTQPSSHPSLSETIDLYTTMNVSSQLRNLDAQQCSQRRCSGNGHCVKNNGDTTCVCSLGYSGDSCQDHLLKTMQGPIIYGATGLCVGVVVIAVMAVVVKRKRANTRRASSAAVKETCMTDLENKAETGPSTKPAGKEQPEEVASSVD, translated from the exons ATGGCAGGAAGCAGTAGCCCCTCCCCTCACTCAGGTGCTCCATCAGTTTGTATTGGCCTCACCTGGCACCAGTATAAAATGCAGCCCTGTCACCCTCAGACACACTTAGCGTGGTCTGTGTCCTCTGTGCTGATGGCTGGATTTCTGTTTCTTGGTGCTCTCTTATTGTTGTTCACCATCTCCTTGCAAG TTGTTTCAGCTGGAAGCAGTCATTTGAAGTGCAACCTGGGCTCCGTACTGTGCAAGGATGGCTCCGAGTGTATCcaccacagctctgtgtgtgatggagaGCCTGACTGCAGGGATGGTTCAGAAGAAGATGACTGTCCATCTGAATGCAACAGAG ATCAGTTTCAGTGTGCCCATGGGAAGAAGTGTATAGAAAAGGAGCAGGTTTGCGATGGCGTTCCTCAGTGTCAGGATCGTTCTGATGAAATCCAGTGTATGAAGCATATGGACGGCTGTGTTCACCACTGTGACAACAAGAACCGCTGCTTGCCTGCAAGCTTCCTCTGTGATGGCGAGAGGGACTGTTTAGATGGCACAGACGAGGCAAACTGTG AGGACCATGAGGAAGATGTGtataaaaaggaagaaagtaCCAGTATGACCTCTGAGGCTCTTTTACCTGTGGATACATCTATTCTCAAGTGTTCTTTGAGTGCCAAACCCTGCAAGAACAAAGCTGAGTGTGTCCTGCACAACCATGTCTGTGATGGAGAGGCAGACTGCAGCGACGGCTCAGATGAGGAAGAATGTGCAACAACATGTGAAACAA ACCAGTTCCAGTGTGCCCATAGAAAGAAGTGCATTGAGCAGAGCCAGGTGTGTGATGGTGTGCCTCAGTGTCAGGACCGCTCAGATGAGCTGGACTGTACCGCACACACGGACGGCTGTGCTCACCACTGTGATGACAAGAGCCGCTGCATTCCCAACAGCTTCCTCTGTGACGGAGAGAAGGACTGCTTAGATGGCAGCGACGAGGCCAACTGTG CTGAAGAGAGCTGCAGTGCCACTGAAATGAAGTGCACCAGTGgccagtgtgtgtctgccacaATGCGCTGTGATGGTCACCCAGACTGCTGGGACCGCTCAGATGAACAGGGCTGCGCCAATGCACTGGTCTGCACCACCAAACACCGCTGCCCTGTGAGCAAGGAGTGTCTGGTGCGGGAGTGGATCTGTGACGGAGATCAGGACTGCAAAGATGGCACTGATGAGAAG GATTGTCCTGTTGCTCCACTGACCTGTGGTGAGTTCCAGTGGTCGTGTAAATCCAAGACCAAGTGTATTCCTATGGCCTGGAGATGCGATGGCACTAAGGACTGTGATGATGGCAGTGATGAGACTGAAT GTGGGGTGGTGCCATGTCTTCCTCACCAGTTCCAGTGTGGAACTCAGGAGTGCCTGGATCTGTCTCTGGTGTGTAATGGCATGACCAACTGTGCAGATGGCTCAGACGAGGGAGGCAGCTGCCAGATAAACTGTGCAGAGAAAGATAAGAGGCGCTGCTCCCAGAGCTGCTTCAACACGCCACAGGGAACG CGTTGTGGCTGTTCAGCAGGATACAGGCTCATGGAGGACAAGATGACATGTGCTGATATTGATGAATGTGGCCCGAGCTCAGGTATGTGCAGTCAGCTGTGCATCAACACTCCTGGCTCCTACAGATGTGACTGTCACCCAGGCTACATAATGGAGGCAGATGGACACCACTGCAAGATCACAG GTGAACCCTACCTGTTGTCATCAGTCCAGACagacctgtttgtgtttggattGCGCAGTGGCAGCCTGGATGTGTTGTCCTCCACTGCCAAGAAGGCCATCCTGTCTGTGGACTATGACTGGAGGGGGCAGAGGGTCTTCTGGGTCAGTCTGGACACTGGGAGCATCAGATGGTCCTCGATGGACCAGAAAAACACAGGGACGCTGATTAAAG GCGTGCGAGCTGATTATGTAGCTGTGGACTGGCTCGGCAGGAACCTGTACTGGATTGACGGGGTGAACAGTAAGATTGTTGCCACCAGACTGGCCACAGGCACTGCCAAATCACAGGACCAGACTGTCATCCTGGATGAAGACCTGGATCAGCCCCGCTCTCTGGCCCTGCTGCCACAAAAAGG GCTGATGTTCTGGACAGAGATTGGTACTGTAGTGAAGATCGAGCGGGCTGGGATGGATGGCTCAGAGAGGGTGGCAGTGGTGAACTCCAGTCTTGGCTGGCCCGGGGGTGTGGCTGTGGACACCAGCTCTGACAGAGTCTATTGGACGGATGAAAGACTTGGAGCAATTGGCTCTGCAACGCTGGATGGAGATGATATCCGG ATCTTGCAGATGAAAGAGACCACCAACCCGTTCTCGCTGGCAGTGTTCAATGACATGCTCTACTGGTCTGATGCCAAAAAGCGAGTTGTCCAGGCTGCTCATAAAATCTCTGGCAAATACCATCAAGTTCTCTTGAAAAGACCAAGACAGCCTTTTGGCGTGAAG ATTATCCACCCATGGCTCCAGATGGGAAGCCAGAGCCCCTGTGAGAAGATGGACTGTtcccacatgtgtgtgttggccaGGGGCCCCAAAGCTGTTTGCAAGTGTCCCTCTGGTCTTGTACTGGCTGAGGATAGGCTGACCTGTTCTGCGCTGGTCAACTCTGCATTCCTGCTGATGCTGTCTCCATCCACTGTCACTCAG ATCTACCTGAAGTCccgacacacagcagcagagctgaaCGGCTGGCCAGAACATCTGGCTCTGCAGCTGCCCAGTGTCAATGAAGCTGTCATCATGGACTACAACCCACGTGACAACACCCTCTTCTTGACCGATGACGGCACAAATTCACTCAGCGCCTTCAAACTGAAGGACTCTGACTTGGTGTCCCAGGGCCAGCTCCTCAAACTCCTGGGTGACACCATCACTGCTATGGCCCTGGACTGGGTGACACTTAACATCTACTGGAGCAGCAATAAACAGCCCCGCCTGCAAGTCACCTCCATCATGGGAGCACACACTGCTGTTCTCATCAAGGAGGGTATTGGAAGAATCGGATCCATCGCTCTCCATCCTCCGACTGGGAGAGTTTGTTTCACCAACCTGGGTCTGCAGGGTCCAAGTGCTGCGGCTACTGTAGAGTGCGCAAACATGGCCGGTGCTGAGCAGAGGATGGTGTGGAAAGATGCTGTCCAGCCCACATCCTTGGTCTTCTCCAGTAATGGGAATACAATTCACTGGGCTGACTCTG CTTTAGGGCTCATTGGCTCTGTCCAGCTTGATGGGTCTGAGTACAAAGAGTGGAAGGTTGGTGATGGCCTGGCTGCTGTGGCTCTGAGTGATGATGCGCTGCTCTGGATGACTGTCAATG ATAAGACCAGGCTCTGGTACagagatgagcagcagcagagcaagtTGTGGTTTGAAGTTGGCACACAAGTGGTCAGCATGAAGGCCTTCAGCAAGTCAAGTCATTCTG GTTCTAACAAGTGCACAGAAAACAACGGCAACTGCCAGCATTTATGCCTCGCCACCTCAGAAGGCCGGAAATGCAAGTGTGGCCATGATCACGTTCCTGTGAATGACACCCACTGCAGCCTGGAGCAGCACTGCCCAGCGGGCAGGAAGCCATGTCTGGATCGACTCTCGTGCCTTCCTGTTGGGAAGTTCTGTAACGGGCATGTGGACTGTCCCGACCACTCGGATGAGAACT GTGTCAATCTAATGCAGTGGTCAGGAGTCAAAACTTTGGCTCCCACCCAGCCTCGCAGCTCCACTACTCAACCCTCCTCTCACCCTTCTCTGTCTGAAACCATCGACCTGTACACCACCATGAATGTCAGCAGCCAGCTCAGGAACCTGGATGCCCAGCAGTGCAGCCAGAGACGCTGCAGTGGCAATGGACACTGTGTGAAAAACAATGGAGAcaccacatgtgtgtgttcactgggCTACAGCGGTGATTCCTGTCAGGACCATCTCCTGAAGACCATGCAGGGTCCCATCATCTATGGCGCCACAGGGCTCTGTGTGGGAGTGGTGGTCATTGCTGTGATGGCAGtggtggtgaagaggaagagggccAACACAAG GAGAGCTAGCTCAGCAGCTGTGAAGGAAACGTGTATGACAGACTTGGAGAACAAAGCTGAGACCGGCCCCAGTACAAAACCTGCAGGCAAAGAGCAGCCAGAG gaaGTGGCATCGTCTGTGGACTGA